In Colwellia sp. PAMC 20917, a single genomic region encodes these proteins:
- the speB gene encoding agmatinase: MNMVKEINVGLISPPIPFEGAKDKRGLFQDTSHIIGFEFDGTACFRKGTKAGPNALRAVSDGIESYSPYLDADLEDISFVDLGNLPIDLSINEQSRQADIENAYSNANDAFNTLFENVALKENNIRIVTLGGEHSISYAPIKKYLSEYPDLVILHLDAHADLRDGYLGYHYSHAAIIRRITDHFGKDNKLIQYGIRSGTREEYQWMKAHQTLKKSRAEFLASVEAIAQDTPIYLTLDLDYFDPSFFPGTGTPEPGGEDFHSLISLCKILRSKYFVGCDVVELAPKIDSTGNSDVFAAKVVRELLLCLAGPSQA; this comes from the coding sequence ATGAATATGGTTAAAGAAATTAATGTGGGTTTAATATCCCCGCCAATACCTTTTGAAGGGGCTAAAGATAAGCGAGGTCTTTTTCAAGATACGAGCCACATCATCGGCTTTGAGTTTGATGGTACGGCATGCTTTAGAAAAGGCACTAAAGCAGGGCCTAACGCACTGCGAGCCGTTTCTGATGGTATTGAGTCGTATTCTCCGTATTTAGACGCAGACCTTGAAGATATTTCATTTGTTGATCTAGGTAATTTACCGATTGATTTATCTATCAATGAACAAAGTAGACAAGCTGATATAGAAAACGCTTATAGTAATGCTAATGATGCTTTTAACACCTTATTTGAAAATGTTGCTTTAAAAGAAAATAATATTCGCATTGTCACCTTAGGCGGAGAACATTCTATTTCTTATGCTCCAATAAAGAAGTATTTGAGCGAATACCCTGATTTGGTCATACTGCATCTCGACGCGCATGCTGATTTACGCGATGGTTACTTAGGATATCATTATTCACATGCCGCTATTATTCGCCGTATTACCGATCATTTTGGTAAAGATAATAAGCTAATACAATACGGCATTCGCTCAGGTACTCGTGAAGAATATCAATGGATGAAAGCACATCAAACACTCAAAAAAAGCAGAGCTGAATTTCTTGCCAGTGTTGAGGCGATTGCACAAGATACTCCTATTTATTTAACCTTAGATTTAGATTATTTTGATCCAAGCTTTTTTCCAGGTACCGGAACACCTGAGCCAGGCGGAGAAGATTTTCATTCATTGATTAGCTTATGCAAAATATTGCGATCTAAATATTTTGTTGGCTGTGATGTAGTCGAGTTAGCGCCTAAAATTGACAGTACAGGAAATAGTGATGTTTTTGCGGCGAAAGTCGTGCGGGAATTATTACTTTGTTTAGCGGGGCCAAGCCAGGCCTAA
- the speE gene encoding polyamine aminopropyltransferase, which produces MHSNLWIEEKFEDFLGIKFKVEKVLFSGKSEFQTVDVVETKGHGKMLLNDGLIMVTERDEFAYHDMISHVPLFVHPKPKNVLVIGGGDGGTAREVIRHLSVKKCTMVEIDVMVVDACKEHIPQTASALDDERIDLIIGDGVQFVKETTEKFDVIIVDSTDPIGPAQPLFGEAFYKDVFNCLADDGIVVAQGESSWYAMDIQQSLLKVLNNVFPKTYLYSFSNLTYPGGLWSFTFASKQYHPINDFNAERVEKSGLSFDYYNAPLHCAAFALPSFVKKGLLGLIDN; this is translated from the coding sequence ATGCACTCTAATTTATGGATAGAAGAAAAATTTGAAGATTTTTTGGGGATTAAATTTAAAGTAGAAAAAGTACTTTTCTCTGGGAAAAGTGAATTTCAAACCGTTGATGTTGTTGAAACGAAAGGTCATGGTAAAATGTTACTAAATGACGGTTTGATTATGGTCACCGAGCGAGACGAATTTGCCTATCACGATATGATAAGCCATGTGCCCTTGTTTGTGCATCCTAAGCCTAAAAATGTTTTAGTGATTGGTGGTGGTGATGGTGGAACGGCAAGAGAAGTCATTCGTCATCTATCAGTAAAAAAATGTACTATGGTTGAAATCGATGTGATGGTTGTCGACGCCTGTAAAGAACACATCCCACAAACCGCTTCAGCACTCGATGATGAACGTATAGATCTTATTATTGGTGATGGTGTGCAATTTGTTAAAGAAACCACTGAGAAGTTTGACGTTATTATTGTCGACAGCACTGATCCGATTGGACCGGCTCAACCCTTATTTGGTGAAGCATTTTATAAAGATGTTTTTAACTGTTTAGCCGATGACGGTATCGTTGTTGCTCAGGGAGAGTCTTCTTGGTATGCCATGGATATTCAACAATCGCTATTGAAAGTATTAAACAATGTCTTTCCGAAAACTTACTTGTATAGTTTTAGTAATTTAACTTATCCAGGCGGCTTATGGAGTTTTACTTTTGCATCTAAGCAATACCATCCTATTAATGATTTTAACGCTGAACGGGTTGAAAAATCAGGCTTAAGTTTTGATTATTATAATGCACCGCTTCACTGTGCTGCCTTCGCCTTACCTAGCTTTGTCAAAAAAGGTTTGCTGGGTTTAATTGATAATTAA
- a CDS encoding methylamine utilization protein, producing the protein MFTFRLFMVISFCSVVFLETAFSQTLIKIVDQNNDPLPNAVIEYGIPQPVINKSIDDRIYVMDQINKQFSPHVLVVPVNSQVSFPNKDDIRHHVYSFSLAKTFELKLYSGKPKSPVRFEDKGLVVMGCNIHDAMVGYIYVSDENNTYLSDANGEVLLTQPLALNTQLKIWHPNSTVGLTKHTLLTVDQKMIDNNEIFITISVNAPQARGSFEELAFYEH; encoded by the coding sequence ATGTTTACGTTTCGATTGTTTATGGTTATATCTTTCTGTTCAGTAGTCTTCCTTGAAACTGCTTTTAGCCAAACACTTATAAAAATTGTTGATCAAAATAACGATCCTCTGCCCAATGCTGTGATTGAATATGGCATACCTCAACCCGTTATAAATAAATCAATCGATGATCGTATCTATGTGATGGATCAAATAAACAAACAATTTTCCCCTCATGTTTTAGTTGTGCCGGTTAATAGTCAGGTTAGCTTTCCCAATAAAGATGATATTAGACATCATGTTTATTCTTTTTCGCTAGCTAAAACATTTGAATTAAAATTGTATTCAGGTAAACCTAAAAGCCCGGTTCGTTTCGAAGATAAAGGTCTTGTCGTTATGGGCTGCAATATCCATGATGCTATGGTCGGCTATATTTATGTTTCCGATGAAAATAATACCTACTTAAGTGATGCCAACGGAGAAGTCTTGTTAACACAACCATTAGCGTTAAATACCCAGTTAAAAATTTGGCATCCCAATAGCACGGTTGGTTTAACAAAACATACCCTGTTAACCGTTGATCAAAAGATGATTGATAACAATGAAATTTTTATCACCATAAGCGTAAATGCACCTCAAGCAAGAGGCAGTTTTGAAGAGTTAGCTTTTTATGAACACTAG
- a CDS encoding bifunctional diguanylate cyclase/phosphodiesterase has product MNTRFSFKAQITWLLTSLILLTVIILTGSNWFRFADYAEKQIERQMYFAQNVLDQTLRSQERVLTTSASVLAADFGFKQAVATRDKNTVEGVLLNHGKRINADLMLILDLEGKLSTTSSLHSFDAKTIEANITKLPFREVHAQILSIENKVYQVIVVPVKAPRVIAYTVIGFEFDHVALLKLKDLIALDLTLVQNNQLIESSIERKDIIKKLLQGTKQQSPNLLLTRADYFHKTISFAGSKDIKATLSAPLTKIQSDFNRLILSMLIIAVIVIVIAITLSRLLSRGLSTPLHILMEVTQKISRGELNVPKLANRLPVEFSELYQGFSVMGAAIESREQSIIYQAERDILTGLYNRHKTLTKVADYFNKDIHLVVITFNIKAFKALNDTIGLTNGDNILKEIAARILVYIEKSNHNSAHDIIAARTNSDEFLLAVPIKKTDEIKHFIELLQSELNRPFWLDDIKINLSLYFGVANSIEHGVDAERLIRRSTMAVASAYQEQVLLRFYKDGEDEAYLYKLRLIEELKEALECEVSPLFMNYQPKLNMNTGKIDKLEALIRWINKEGNFVNPELFIDLAEKAGLIVSLTRWVILQVIQQTEQWNKMGYHFKVAINLSAQDIQNEQFVDYLLNTVNNHEVLTSQITLELTERDIAENEAVVVARLSHLKSLGFLISVDDYGIGQSSLAKLKSLPVDELKIDKTFILKLEQCQKDQDIVASTISLGHKLGLSVVAEGVENKESLMLLNDFQCDYAQGYYLSRPVSAEKFIEWYKTYESPL; this is encoded by the coding sequence ATGAACACTAGGTTTAGTTTTAAAGCACAGATTACTTGGCTATTAACCAGTTTAATTTTATTAACCGTGATTATTTTAACGGGCAGTAATTGGTTTAGGTTTGCTGATTATGCCGAAAAGCAAATCGAACGCCAAATGTATTTTGCTCAAAACGTACTCGACCAAACATTAAGGTCGCAAGAGCGAGTGTTAACGACTAGCGCCAGTGTTTTAGCCGCCGATTTTGGTTTTAAACAAGCGGTAGCGACTCGCGACAAAAATACTGTGGAGGGTGTTCTACTCAATCACGGTAAACGTATTAATGCTGATTTGATGTTGATTCTAGACTTAGAAGGTAAGTTATCGACGACCAGTTCATTACACTCATTCGATGCAAAAACAATTGAAGCAAATATAACTAAGCTTCCTTTTAGGGAGGTTCATGCTCAAATTCTGAGTATCGAAAATAAAGTTTATCAAGTTATTGTTGTCCCGGTTAAGGCGCCAAGAGTTATTGCTTATACCGTGATTGGCTTTGAATTTGACCATGTTGCACTATTAAAGCTGAAAGACCTCATTGCTTTAGATTTAACCTTAGTGCAAAACAATCAACTGATTGAGTCAAGTATTGAACGTAAAGACATTATAAAAAAATTGTTACAAGGCACTAAACAACAGTCGCCGAACTTACTGCTAACACGAGCAGATTACTTCCACAAAACCATCAGTTTTGCTGGTTCTAAAGATATAAAAGCAACCTTGTCTGCGCCTTTGACAAAAATTCAAAGTGATTTCAATCGTCTGATTCTCTCTATGTTGATAATTGCGGTGATTGTCATCGTTATTGCTATCACCTTATCTCGCCTGTTATCACGAGGCTTGTCTACGCCGTTACATATTTTAATGGAAGTCACACAAAAAATTAGCCGCGGTGAATTAAATGTGCCTAAATTGGCCAACCGTTTGCCGGTTGAATTTAGCGAACTTTATCAAGGGTTTTCAGTGATGGGCGCGGCTATTGAGAGTCGTGAGCAGTCAATTATTTATCAGGCAGAGCGCGATATATTAACTGGCTTATATAATCGCCATAAAACATTAACGAAAGTAGCGGACTACTTTAATAAAGATATTCATTTAGTGGTGATTACTTTTAATATTAAAGCCTTTAAAGCACTTAATGACACCATAGGATTGACTAATGGTGATAATATTTTAAAAGAAATTGCTGCCCGTATTTTAGTCTATATTGAAAAATCAAATCATAACTCAGCGCACGATATTATTGCTGCACGCACTAATTCAGACGAATTCTTGTTGGCTGTTCCTATAAAGAAAACCGATGAAATAAAACATTTTATCGAGTTACTGCAGAGTGAACTTAATCGTCCTTTTTGGCTTGATGACATTAAAATTAATTTATCACTTTATTTTGGCGTCGCCAACTCTATTGAGCATGGTGTTGATGCGGAGCGATTGATCAGGCGATCAACCATGGCAGTTGCTTCGGCTTATCAAGAACAGGTCTTATTGAGATTTTATAAAGATGGAGAAGACGAGGCTTACCTTTATAAGTTGCGTTTAATAGAAGAGTTAAAAGAGGCGCTTGAGTGTGAAGTAAGTCCACTTTTCATGAATTATCAGCCAAAATTAAATATGAATACCGGTAAAATTGATAAACTTGAAGCGTTAATTCGTTGGATAAATAAAGAAGGCAACTTTGTAAATCCAGAATTGTTTATTGATTTAGCTGAAAAGGCCGGTTTGATTGTATCCTTAACACGATGGGTCATTCTACAAGTTATTCAACAAACTGAACAATGGAATAAGATGGGTTACCATTTTAAGGTCGCCATTAACTTATCCGCACAAGACATTCAAAATGAACAGTTTGTTGATTATTTACTTAACACAGTAAATAATCATGAGGTGTTAACATCGCAAATCACCTTGGAATTAACAGAGAGAGATATTGCTGAAAACGAAGCAGTAGTCGTAGCGCGTTTATCTCACCTTAAATCACTAGGTTTTCTGATTTCAGTCGACGATTATGGTATTGGTCAATCTTCATTAGCTAAGTTAAAAAGTTTACCTGTCGATGAATTGAAAATTGATAAAACCTTCATTTTAAAGTTAGAGCAATGCCAGAAAGATCAAGATATTGTTGCGTCAACTATTTCTCTTGGTCATAAACTTGGGCTGAGTGTGGTCGCTGAAGGTGTTGAAAACAAAGAAAGCTTAATGTTATTAAATGATTTTCAGTGTGACTATGCACAAGGTTACTATTTATCAAGACCTGTTAGCGCTGAAAAATTTATAGAATGGTATAAAACTTATGAATCGCCTCTTTAG
- a CDS encoding DUF3034 family protein, giving the protein MNRLFSLILLLLPMMSFANGKILATPGVSQVEGSGGGGLVPWAQLAGYATEDEIAFSAFCSQANVKDFQLNSCGGQINFYDRVEFSFAKQNFQVDPLSLTLSQDILGLKVRLYGDLVYSTWPQLSVGIQHKSLTTADVAFSLGAKDDTGTDIYLAASKLHLGLLAGYNVLWNATARYTKANEMGLLGFSGPKGNGALQTEMSVAVLINKHLAVGTEYRHKPDNLGLGEDDWQDVFVAWFPNKHFNVTLAYLNLGTIAALADQKGWYLSLSGSY; this is encoded by the coding sequence ATGAATCGCCTCTTTAGCCTTATATTACTCCTTTTACCTATGATGAGCTTTGCTAATGGTAAAATATTAGCAACCCCTGGTGTTTCTCAAGTCGAGGGCTCAGGAGGCGGAGGTCTAGTGCCTTGGGCGCAATTAGCGGGTTATGCAACGGAAGATGAAATAGCCTTTTCTGCCTTTTGTTCGCAGGCTAACGTGAAAGACTTTCAATTAAATAGCTGCGGTGGCCAAATTAATTTTTATGACCGTGTAGAGTTTTCATTTGCTAAGCAAAATTTTCAGGTCGACCCATTATCATTAACCTTATCTCAAGATATTTTAGGTCTGAAAGTTCGTTTGTACGGTGACTTGGTTTATAGCACTTGGCCACAATTATCAGTAGGTATACAGCACAAATCACTAACAACTGCCGATGTAGCTTTTTCATTAGGTGCGAAAGATGACACAGGTACCGATATTTATTTAGCAGCGAGCAAACTTCATTTAGGTTTGTTGGCCGGTTATAACGTGTTATGGAATGCCACTGCTCGTTACACAAAAGCAAATGAAATGGGGTTACTCGGTTTTAGTGGCCCAAAAGGTAATGGTGCATTACAAACTGAAATGTCAGTAGCTGTATTAATAAATAAACACTTGGCTGTTGGCACTGAATATCGGCATAAACCTGATAATTTAGGTCTTGGAGAAGACGACTGGCAAGATGTTTTTGTTGCTTGGTTTCCAAACAAACATTTCAACGTTACTCTCGCCTATCTTAATTTAGGCACTATAGCTGCATTAGCCGATCAAAAGGGTTGGTATTTATCTTTGTCGGGATCTTATTAA
- a CDS encoding group I truncated hemoglobin: MIKYVHSFFIVLVLQLCLGCSSKNLVPSDELYQDIGGHQGIELLVDAFVKRIVKDKVILPYFAKSSVRHFKQGFINHLCGVVNGPCKYNGDSMIDIHTGMNINEADFNRVVELLIEAMEDVDISYQSQNKILVKLAVLRPEIIKM, translated from the coding sequence ATGATTAAATATGTTCACAGTTTTTTTATTGTCCTAGTCCTGCAACTTTGCCTTGGCTGTAGTAGTAAAAATTTAGTACCAAGTGATGAGCTTTATCAAGATATTGGTGGTCATCAAGGGATAGAACTACTTGTTGATGCTTTTGTAAAAAGAATTGTCAAGGATAAAGTAATACTGCCTTATTTTGCCAAATCGAGCGTCAGACATTTCAAGCAGGGTTTTATCAACCACTTATGTGGTGTGGTTAATGGTCCCTGTAAGTATAATGGCGATAGCATGATTGATATTCATACCGGTATGAATATCAATGAAGCTGATTTTAATCGTGTGGTGGAGTTGTTAATAGAGGCGATGGAAGATGTTGATATCTCTTATCAGTCCCAAAATAAAATATTGGTTAAATTAGCTGTTCTGAGACCAGAGATAATAAAAATGTAA
- a CDS encoding DnaJ domain-containing protein has protein sequence MDYFEQLGVSRVSTTIEIKKAYRKLANKYHPDRNDNVEAKEKFQLIQKAYDVISDPKKRSLYLKSNYTVITDPREIADSFWQSAFNQAQN, from the coding sequence ATGGATTATTTTGAACAGTTAGGCGTGAGTAGGGTGTCAACCACCATCGAGATTAAAAAAGCTTATCGAAAACTTGCCAATAAATATCACCCAGATAGAAATGATAATGTTGAAGCCAAAGAAAAGTTTCAACTTATTCAAAAAGCATACGATGTTATTTCTGATCCAAAAAAACGGTCATTATATTTAAAAAGTAACTATACGGTAATAACCGATCCGCGAGAAATTGCTGATTCTTTTTGGCAAAGTGCTTTTAATCAAGCGCAGAATTAG
- a CDS encoding M2 family metallopeptidase: MIKLFKQTSVALCVLASLTACNGENATQTQQAQTQVAPALTAKDANVFLNATEKELIALGIEGSRAEWIYSNFITDDTAALSAAANQKSTEAGVRFAMAAAKFDDVDVTETQRRKLNTLKQSLVMPAPQDSEKSAELAKIGSELGGMYGKGTYTTQAGKTLSLGEMTSTMATSRDYDELLEMWQGWRTISPEMKPLFVRQSELGNEGAQGLGYKDLGAMWRSNYDMPADDFAKELDRLWGQVKPLYDDLHCYVRSELGKTYGEDKVAQDQPIPAHLLGNMWAQSWGNIYELVAPENADPGYDVTEQLATNNYDEIKMVAGAETFFTSLGFEALPETFWTRSLFTKPADRDVVCHASAWDLDAKDDIRIKMCIQKTGEEFNVIHHELGHNFYQRAYQDQPVYFQNSANDGFHEAIGDTIALSVTPKYLKEIGLIDTIPDESKDIGLLMKMALEKIAFIPFGLMVDQWRWKVYSGEITPENYNTAWWELRQKYQGIAAPVAREVDAFDPGAKYHVPGGVPYSRYFLAHIQQFEFHKALCEISGNTDAIHRCSIYNSKAAGKALNTMLEMGSSQPWQEAYKVLTGSKQMDATAVLDYFAPLQVWLKEKNKGKQCGF; encoded by the coding sequence ATGATAAAACTATTCAAACAAACAAGCGTAGCCTTGTGTGTATTGGCCTCACTTACTGCATGTAATGGTGAAAATGCTACACAAACTCAACAAGCACAAACGCAAGTAGCTCCAGCATTAACGGCAAAAGATGCGAATGTATTTCTTAACGCTACCGAAAAAGAATTAATCGCTCTGGGTATTGAGGGGAGCCGCGCCGAATGGATTTATTCAAATTTTATTACCGATGATACCGCTGCCCTATCAGCGGCAGCAAACCAAAAATCGACAGAAGCTGGCGTTCGTTTCGCTATGGCAGCAGCTAAATTTGACGATGTCGATGTTACAGAGACTCAACGTAGAAAATTAAATACCTTAAAGCAAAGCTTAGTTATGCCTGCGCCACAAGATTCTGAAAAGTCAGCTGAACTGGCAAAAATTGGCTCTGAACTTGGCGGCATGTACGGTAAAGGAACATACACGACCCAAGCTGGAAAAACATTAAGTTTGGGTGAAATGACTTCGACGATGGCAACATCACGTGATTACGACGAATTGCTAGAAATGTGGCAAGGCTGGCGAACAATTAGTCCAGAGATGAAACCTTTATTTGTTCGTCAATCTGAATTAGGCAATGAGGGTGCACAAGGGCTAGGCTACAAAGACTTAGGCGCCATGTGGCGTTCAAACTACGATATGCCTGCTGACGATTTCGCTAAAGAGCTTGACCGTTTATGGGGACAAGTAAAGCCCTTGTACGATGACCTTCATTGCTATGTTCGCAGTGAACTAGGCAAAACCTATGGAGAAGACAAGGTAGCACAAGACCAACCTATTCCCGCTCATTTGTTGGGTAATATGTGGGCACAATCATGGGGAAATATCTATGAGTTAGTGGCTCCTGAGAATGCAGATCCAGGTTATGATGTTACCGAGCAGTTAGCTACAAATAACTATGACGAAATTAAAATGGTTGCAGGGGCTGAAACCTTTTTTACATCTTTAGGTTTTGAAGCATTACCCGAAACATTCTGGACGCGATCCTTATTTACTAAACCAGCAGACCGCGATGTTGTTTGTCATGCTTCCGCTTGGGATCTTGATGCAAAAGATGATATTCGCATTAAAATGTGTATTCAAAAAACCGGCGAAGAGTTCAACGTTATTCACCACGAACTTGGTCATAATTTCTATCAGCGCGCTTACCAAGATCAACCCGTTTATTTTCAAAATAGTGCCAACGATGGTTTTCATGAAGCGATTGGTGACACCATTGCACTTTCAGTAACACCTAAATACTTGAAAGAAATTGGCTTAATCGACACTATCCCTGACGAATCAAAAGATATTGGTTTATTAATGAAAATGGCGTTAGAGAAAATAGCCTTTATTCCCTTTGGCTTAATGGTTGATCAATGGCGTTGGAAAGTCTATTCAGGAGAAATTACACCAGAGAATTACAATACAGCTTGGTGGGAGTTACGTCAAAAGTATCAAGGCATTGCTGCACCCGTAGCTCGTGAAGTTGATGCATTTGACCCCGGTGCGAAATACCATGTGCCTGGTGGCGTACCTTACAGTCGATATTTCTTAGCGCATATTCAACAGTTTGAGTTTCATAAAGCGCTTTGTGAAATATCAGGTAATACCGATGCCATTCATCGCTGTTCAATTTACAACTCTAAGGCTGCCGGTAAAGCACTTAATACCATGTTAGAAATGGGCTCTAGTCAGCCTTGGCAAGAAGCTTATAAAGTGTTGACTGGCAGTAAGCAAATGGACGCAACCGCAGTACTCGATTACTTTGCTCCTTTACAAGTCTGGTTAAAAGAGAAGAACAAAGGCAAGCAATGTGGTTTCTAA
- a CDS encoding TetR/AcrR family transcriptional regulator — MSTKNKILDAAEKLFATQGFNGTSLREITSQAEVNLAAVNYHFGSKKELIKSVMSRYMNELSPRLELSLVNICEQDDLTLLEVFSAFIEPLLSLNEFKENGTSNFLQLLGRGYSDSQGFLRWFLTTQYPGVINNFVKAVQKAYPELTAEEMFWRLHFTMGTVVFTMSSSDALIDIAKSDFDRNMDIAGVIKQVIPYVAAGVAAPLL, encoded by the coding sequence ATGAGTACAAAAAACAAAATTTTAGATGCAGCAGAAAAATTATTCGCGACGCAAGGTTTTAATGGTACATCGTTAAGAGAAATCACTAGCCAAGCAGAAGTTAATCTAGCCGCGGTAAATTACCATTTTGGCTCTAAAAAAGAGTTAATAAAATCAGTAATGTCTCGTTATATGAACGAGCTTTCACCCCGTTTAGAATTATCGCTAGTGAATATATGCGAACAAGATGATTTAACCTTACTTGAAGTGTTTTCAGCTTTTATTGAACCCTTGTTATCATTAAATGAATTTAAAGAAAATGGTACCAGTAATTTTTTACAATTATTAGGACGAGGTTATAGTGATAGCCAAGGCTTTTTACGCTGGTTCTTAACGACACAATACCCAGGCGTTATTAATAACTTTGTTAAAGCGGTGCAAAAAGCTTATCCAGAGCTTACTGCTGAAGAAATGTTTTGGCGTTTGCACTTTACTATGGGCACAGTGGTTTTCACCATGTCTTCGAGTGATGCTTTAATTGATATCGCTAAAAGTGATTTTGATCGTAATATGGACATTGCCGGCGTGATTAAACAAGTTATCCCTTATGTCGCCGCAGGTGTTGCTGCTCCTTTACTTTAA